A region from the Halomonas piscis genome encodes:
- a CDS encoding heme lyase CcmF/NrfE family subunit, with amino-acid sequence MIPEIGHFALIIALMMALLQAAVPLAGAATRRPLWMAFDRPMAAGQFVFLAIAYLCLTASYMLDDFSVATVANNSNSLLPWYYKLSAVWGNHEGSVLLWSLMLSVWGLLASLWSRRLPRDMAARVTGILGTIGAGFLVFVLATSNPFARLLPNMPEDGTDLNPLLQDFGLVVHPPMLYMGYVGFSVVFAFAIAALLGGRLDAAWTRWARPWTNAAWAFLTVGIALGSWWAYYELGWGGWWFWDPVENASLLPWLAGTALIHSLAVTEKRGSFKSWTVLLAIATFSLSLMGTFLVRSGVLTSVHAFANDPSRGLFILVLLAITVTLSLLIFALRAPRVSHKVGFSWLSRDSLLLVNNILLVIMTVTILLGTLYPLILDALGLGKISVGPPYFNAIFVPLAIVMSLFMGLGPIARWKHMPGRELVARVWLSGAAALVLGAVIPLFYGPEWNAKVMLGMMLALWIVLPMVRDIVARVRSASSVGRGFRRISLSYWGMVLGHLGIAVTMVGVAVVSNDNIERNVRMAPGDSVEMAGYTFHMQDFVERRGPNYLADTGIIRVERENGSDFMMRPEKRLYLATGMPMTQVALRAGFTRDLYVAMGEDLGDGSWAIRLQYKPLVRWLWLGGLLMAAGGVLAVIDKRYRRVKVPGRNRRVERASATGAATTAEASA; translated from the coding sequence ATGATTCCTGAAATTGGCCATTTTGCGCTGATCATTGCGCTGATGATGGCGCTGCTCCAGGCGGCGGTGCCGCTGGCCGGTGCCGCTACCCGGCGGCCGCTGTGGATGGCCTTTGATCGGCCCATGGCGGCCGGCCAGTTCGTGTTTCTCGCCATCGCCTATCTATGCCTTACGGCAAGCTATATGCTGGATGACTTCAGCGTGGCCACCGTCGCCAACAACTCCAACTCGCTGCTGCCGTGGTACTACAAGCTCAGCGCGGTGTGGGGCAACCACGAAGGCTCGGTGCTGCTGTGGAGCCTGATGCTTTCGGTCTGGGGGCTTTTGGCCTCGCTCTGGTCGCGCAGGCTGCCCCGGGACATGGCGGCCCGGGTGACCGGTATTCTGGGGACCATCGGCGCCGGCTTTCTGGTGTTCGTGCTGGCCACCTCCAACCCCTTTGCGCGGCTTTTGCCCAACATGCCCGAGGACGGCACCGACCTGAACCCGCTGCTCCAGGACTTCGGCCTGGTGGTTCACCCGCCGATGCTGTACATGGGCTACGTGGGCTTTTCGGTGGTCTTTGCCTTTGCCATCGCCGCGCTTTTGGGCGGGCGGCTGGACGCCGCCTGGACCCGCTGGGCGCGCCCCTGGACCAACGCCGCCTGGGCGTTTCTCACCGTGGGCATTGCCCTGGGCAGCTGGTGGGCCTACTACGAGCTCGGCTGGGGCGGCTGGTGGTTCTGGGACCCGGTGGAAAACGCCTCGCTCTTGCCCTGGCTTGCGGGCACCGCGCTGATTCACTCGCTGGCGGTAACCGAAAAGCGCGGCTCGTTCAAGAGCTGGACGGTGCTTTTGGCCATTGCCACCTTCTCGCTGTCGCTGATGGGCACCTTCCTGGTGCGCTCCGGGGTGTTGACCTCGGTCCACGCCTTTGCCAACGATCCGTCCCGGGGGCTTTTCATCCTGGTGCTGCTGGCGATCACCGTGACGCTGTCGCTGCTGATTTTCGCCCTGCGCGCTCCCAGGGTCAGCCACAAGGTCGGATTTAGCTGGCTGTCCCGGGACTCGCTTTTGCTGGTCAACAACATCCTGCTGGTCATCATGACCGTGACCATCCTGCTGGGGACGCTGTATCCGCTGATTCTCGACGCCCTGGGGTTGGGCAAGATCAGCGTGGGCCCGCCGTACTTCAACGCCATTTTCGTGCCGCTGGCAATTGTCATGAGCCTGTTCATGGGCCTTGGGCCCATCGCCCGCTGGAAGCACATGCCGGGCCGCGAGCTTGTTGCCCGCGTGTGGCTTTCCGGCGCTGCCGCGCTGGTGCTGGGGGCGGTGATCCCGCTGTTTTACGGGCCCGAGTGGAACGCCAAAGTCATGCTCGGCATGATGCTGGCGCTGTGGATCGTGCTGCCCATGGTCCGCGATATCGTCGCCCGGGTGCGCTCGGCCAGCAGCGTGGGCCGCGGCTTCCGGCGGATTTCGCTGTCCTACTGGGGCATGGTGCTCGGCCACCTGGGGATCGCGGTGACCATGGTCGGCGTGGCCGTGGTGTCCAACGACAACATTGAGCGCAACGTGCGCATGGCGCCGGGGGATTCGGTGGAAATGGCCGGCTATACCTTCCACATGCAGGACTTTGTCGAGCGCCGCGGACCCAACTACCTGGCGGATACCGGCATCATCCGCGTCGAGCGGGAAAACGGCAGCGACTTCATGATGCGCCCGGAAAAGCGCCTCTATCTGGCCACCGGCATGCCCATGACCCAGGTGGCGCTGCGCGCCGGCTTCACTCGCGATCTTTACGTGGCCATGGGCGAGGATCTCGGCGACGGCAGCTGGGCCATCCGCCTGCAGTACAAGCCGCTGGTGCGCTGGCTGTGGCTGGGCGGGCTGCTGATGGCGGCCGGCGGCGTGCTCGCCGTGATCGACAAGCGCTACCGCCGGGTGAAGGTGCCCGGACGTAACCGCCGCGTCGAACGGGCCAGCGCCACGGGCGCCGCCACAACTGCGGAGGCAAGCGCATGA
- the ccmD gene encoding heme exporter protein CcmD, with amino-acid sequence MAFASFADFIAMGGHAPYVWSAWGVTLFLLLASVWHARLERRQLTKGLERRERREQAQRSAPGSNTAEPAAEGGGHYDT; translated from the coding sequence ATGGCGTTTGCATCGTTTGCTGATTTTATCGCCATGGGCGGCCACGCGCCTTACGTGTGGTCGGCCTGGGGCGTTACGCTGTTTCTTCTGCTGGCGTCGGTATGGCATGCACGCCTCGAGCGTCGCCAGCTCACCAAGGGCCTTGAGCGCCGCGAACGGCGCGAGCAGGCGCAGCGCAGCGCGCCCGGGTCCAACACCGCGGAACCCGCGGCCGAAGGCGGAGGTCACTATGACACCTAA
- the ccmB gene encoding heme exporter protein CcmB, whose product MLRSRGEVINPLVFFALVITLFPIGISPDPDLLQRIAPGLLWVAALLAALLSLDSLFRGDFDDGSLEQLLLAPQPLAALALAKVAVHWLLTGLPLSLMAPVLGVMLSLPAGSYGVLALSLALGSATLSLIGAIGAALTVGLARGGVLLSLLVLPLYIPVLIFGAGAVQAAIMGDGAGAHLAILGALLATSLALAPWAVAAALRISLNG is encoded by the coding sequence ATGCTGCGCAGCCGCGGCGAGGTGATCAACCCGCTGGTGTTCTTTGCCCTGGTGATCACGCTGTTTCCCATCGGTATTTCGCCCGATCCGGACCTTTTGCAGCGCATCGCGCCGGGGCTTTTGTGGGTGGCCGCGCTGCTCGCCGCGCTGCTCTCGCTGGACAGCCTGTTTCGCGGCGACTTTGACGACGGCAGCCTCGAGCAGCTGCTGCTGGCGCCCCAGCCGCTGGCCGCGCTGGCGCTGGCCAAGGTGGCGGTGCACTGGCTTTTGACCGGGCTGCCGCTTTCGCTGATGGCGCCGGTGCTGGGCGTGATGCTGTCGCTGCCGGCGGGAAGCTACGGCGTGCTGGCGCTTTCGCTGGCGCTGGGCAGCGCCACCCTGAGCCTCATCGGCGCCATCGGCGCGGCGCTGACGGTGGGGCTTGCCCGGGGCGGCGTGCTGCTGTCGCTTTTGGTGCTGCCGCTTTATATCCCCGTGCTCATCTTCGGCGCCGGCGCCGTTCAGGCCGCCATCATGGGCGACGGCGCCGGGGCGCACCTGGCCATCCTCGGGGCGCTGCTGGCGACGTCGCTGGCGCTTGCGCCCTGGGCCGTTGCCGCCGCGCTGCGTATCAGTCTCAACGGTTGA
- the ccmA gene encoding cytochrome c biogenesis heme-transporting ATPase CcmA, whose amino-acid sequence MRRHLCGRESQYDWRAAGFTCKVPAPSSAWRELLNLCLQARKLACERDDRWLFTDLDVDIQSGEIVRVEGPNGCGKTTLLKILAGQLSDHEGALFWNGRPLHKARDTFLANLLYLGHAPGVKAGLSPLENLAWYQALGGERGSEAGRLEALAGVGLAGFEDVPAGQLSAGQQRRVALARLTLTPRALWVLDEPFTAIDRDGVAALEAALDAHARAGGCVIVTTHHELAASARLRRLPLGNQGGPVH is encoded by the coding sequence ATGCGGCGCCATCTCTGCGGCCGTGAGTCGCAGTACGACTGGCGAGCGGCGGGCTTTACCTGTAAAGTCCCAGCGCCATCGTCTGCCTGGAGAGAGCTCTTGAACCTGTGCCTTCAAGCCCGGAAACTTGCCTGCGAGCGCGATGACCGCTGGCTGTTTACCGATCTCGACGTGGATATCCAAAGCGGTGAAATCGTGCGGGTGGAAGGGCCCAACGGCTGTGGCAAAACGACGCTGCTGAAGATTCTCGCGGGCCAGCTGAGCGACCATGAGGGAGCGCTTTTCTGGAACGGCCGGCCCCTGCACAAGGCTCGGGATACGTTTTTGGCCAACCTGCTGTATCTGGGCCATGCGCCGGGGGTCAAGGCAGGGCTGTCGCCGCTGGAAAACCTGGCCTGGTATCAGGCCCTGGGCGGCGAGCGCGGCAGCGAGGCCGGGCGCCTCGAGGCGCTGGCCGGCGTCGGCCTTGCCGGGTTTGAAGACGTGCCCGCCGGGCAGCTGTCGGCGGGCCAGCAGCGCCGGGTGGCGCTGGCGCGGCTGACGCTCACGCCGCGCGCGCTGTGGGTGCTCGACGAGCCTTTCACCGCCATCGACCGCGACGGCGTGGCGGCGCTGGAGGCGGCGCTTGACGCCCATGCCCGGGCCGGAGGCTGCGTGATTGTGACCACCCACCACGAGCTGGCGGCGTCGGCGCGGCTGCGGCGGCTGCCGCTGGGCAACCAGGGCGGGCCGGTGCACTGA
- a CDS encoding DsbE family thiol:disulfide interchange protein — translation MKRRLLLFLPLIAFLGLAAFFYYRLGMDPSYRDSALIARDFPAFSTSTLDDPDRTVDESLLEGEVTLVNVWGEWCPACKQEMPQLLDLADRGIRMIGVNYRDTRKKGRQFLNEFGDPFELNIFDPEGDLGFDLGVYGAPETFLVDADGVIRYHHTGYIAPEDVRDVIVPEVEKWRR, via the coding sequence ATGAAGCGTCGACTGCTGCTGTTTTTGCCGCTCATCGCCTTTCTGGGGCTGGCGGCGTTTTTCTACTATCGGCTGGGCATGGATCCGTCGTACCGCGATTCGGCGCTGATTGCCCGGGACTTTCCCGCCTTCAGCACCTCGACGCTTGACGACCCCGACCGCACCGTGGATGAAAGCCTGCTCGAAGGCGAGGTGACCCTGGTCAACGTCTGGGGCGAGTGGTGCCCGGCGTGCAAGCAGGAGATGCCCCAGCTGTTGGACCTGGCGGATCGCGGCATCCGCATGATCGGGGTCAACTACCGCGATACCCGCAAGAAGGGCCGCCAGTTCCTCAATGAGTTCGGCGACCCCTTCGAGCTCAACATCTTCGACCCCGAGGGCGACCTGGGCTTTGACCTTGGCGTCTACGGCGCCCCGGAAACCTTCCTGGTGGATGCCGACGGGGTTATTCGCTATCACCATACGGGCTACATTGCCCCCGAAGACGTGCGCGACGTGATCGTGCCGGAGGTGGAAAAATGGCGCCGCTGA
- a CDS encoding tRNA dihydrouridine synthase: protein MEGVIDAVTRELLTARPGFDWTVTEFVRVVDARLPPRVFYKHCPELETGANATPTGVPVHIQLLGSDSEALAANARQAVRLGATGIDLNFGCPAKLVNRHDGGASLLRRPERVYQATRAVVDAAAGDIPVTAKIRLGFADRRQAVACGQAAEAGGAHRLTVHARTRNDGYRPPAHWEWIGKIRRRLGIPVVANGDIWTLEDYWKARTLSGCADVMLGRSALADPWLAGRIRHWQQTGERLADTTWAMRAGVLRDYACRQRQKLPERIVTSLVKQWLAQMRQGNAEAGEHFQRVKRLTDLDALLGALAEPAASAPLIDATA, encoded by the coding sequence ATGGAAGGCGTGATCGACGCTGTGACTCGGGAGCTTTTGACCGCCCGTCCGGGGTTTGACTGGACGGTGACCGAATTCGTTCGCGTGGTGGACGCCCGCCTGCCGCCCCGGGTGTTCTACAAGCACTGCCCGGAGCTTGAAACCGGGGCCAACGCCACGCCCACCGGCGTCCCGGTGCATATTCAGCTGCTGGGCTCGGACAGCGAGGCGCTGGCGGCCAACGCCCGCCAGGCGGTCAGGCTCGGCGCTACGGGCATCGATCTGAACTTCGGCTGCCCGGCCAAGCTGGTCAACCGCCACGACGGCGGCGCCTCGCTGCTGCGCCGCCCGGAGCGGGTCTACCAGGCCACTCGGGCGGTGGTTGACGCCGCCGCCGGGGACATCCCCGTCACCGCCAAGATCCGCCTGGGCTTTGCCGATCGCCGCCAGGCGGTGGCCTGCGGCCAGGCCGCCGAGGCCGGCGGTGCCCACCGGCTGACGGTGCACGCGCGCACCCGCAACGACGGCTATCGGCCACCGGCCCATTGGGAGTGGATCGGCAAAATACGCCGCCGGCTGGGCATTCCGGTGGTGGCCAACGGCGATATCTGGACGCTTGAGGACTACTGGAAGGCGCGCACCCTCTCCGGCTGCGCTGACGTGATGCTCGGGCGCAGCGCGCTGGCCGACCCCTGGCTTGCCGGCCGTATTCGCCACTGGCAGCAGACCGGCGAGCGCCTGGCCGACACCACTTGGGCCATGCGCGCCGGCGTGCTCAGGGATTACGCCTGCCGCCAGCGGCAAAAGCTGCCCGAGCGCATCGTCACCTCGCTGGTCAAGCAGTGGCTTGCGCAGATGCGCCAGGGCAACGCCGAGGCCGGCGAGCATTTCCAGCGCGTCAAGCGCCTGACCGATCTCGATGCGCTGCTCGGGGCGCTCGCCGAACCGGCGGCGAGCGCCCCTCTGATCGACGCCACGGCCTAG
- a CDS encoding cytochrome c-type biogenesis protein produces MAPLIRRLLLAAVLMGCAAAALAGGIEVRDFDDPVMKERYRDLTGSMRCPLCENQAIGDSDAPISGDMRDRVYMLLQDGQSDTEIINHMVDRFGEYILYNPRLENRTYLLWGIPVALLLAGALLVVFIVRARRNASSASLSAEERARLDALINRKRSP; encoded by the coding sequence ATGGCGCCGCTGATCCGCCGGCTGCTGCTGGCCGCCGTGCTCATGGGCTGTGCCGCCGCTGCGCTTGCCGGCGGCATCGAAGTACGCGACTTTGACGATCCGGTGATGAAAGAGCGCTACCGCGACCTCACCGGGTCCATGCGCTGTCCGCTGTGCGAAAACCAGGCCATCGGCGATTCCGACGCGCCCATCTCCGGCGACATGCGCGACCGCGTGTACATGCTGCTGCAGGACGGCCAGTCGGACACCGAAATCATCAACCACATGGTGGACCGCTTCGGCGAGTACATCCTGTACAACCCCAGGCTCGAGAACCGCACCTACCTGCTGTGGGGCATCCCCGTGGCGCTGCTGCTGGCCGGCGCTCTGCTGGTGGTGTTTATCGTACGCGCGCGGCGCAACGCCTCCTCGGCCTCGCTGAGCGCCGAGGAGCGCGCCCGCCTTGATGCATTGATCAACCGCAAGAGGTCACCATGA
- a CDS encoding IMPACT family protein, whose amino-acid sequence MRYFIPRPTPDSPRCAEIDVEKSRFIAWLCHTPTPGDFDALLAAAQSAHPSASHHCTAFIAGPPGEQQDIGFSDDGEPGGTAGRPMYQVLDGSGLGELGCVVIRYFSGTKLGTGGLARAYAQAVSNALEGLPTREVVERDAYTLRLGFAQEAEARAWCDDNDIPVTAADYDGKGVCLTLAWPRDAAVDPAPLENRLKASVTLTAATQDTPS is encoded by the coding sequence ATGCGCTACTTCATTCCCCGACCGACGCCGGATTCGCCCCGCTGTGCGGAAATCGACGTCGAGAAAAGCCGGTTCATTGCCTGGCTGTGCCACACGCCCACGCCGGGCGATTTTGATGCCCTGCTGGCCGCGGCCCAAAGCGCCCACCCGAGCGCCAGCCATCACTGCACTGCCTTTATTGCCGGCCCGCCCGGCGAGCAGCAGGACATCGGCTTTTCCGACGACGGCGAACCCGGCGGCACCGCCGGCCGGCCGATGTACCAGGTGCTGGACGGCAGCGGTCTGGGTGAGCTCGGCTGCGTGGTCATCCGCTATTTCAGCGGCACCAAGCTCGGCACCGGGGGGCTTGCCCGCGCCTATGCCCAGGCGGTGAGCAATGCCCTTGAAGGCCTGCCCACTCGAGAGGTCGTCGAGCGCGACGCCTACACCCTGCGACTCGGTTTTGCCCAGGAAGCCGAAGCCCGCGCCTGGTGCGACGACAACGACATCCCCGTCACCGCCGCGGACTACGACGGCAAGGGGGTTTGTTTGACGCTTGCCTGGCCCCGGGACGCGGCGGTGGATCCGGCGCCGCTGGAAAACCGGCTGAAAGCCAGCGTCACCTTAACCGCCGCCACCCAGGACACTCCCTCATGA
- the ccmI gene encoding c-type cytochrome biogenesis protein CcmI encodes MTPLWIGFAVLLALALWFLVLPLRQSRRLHDTLAEDEANDTAAEQNVAIFKRRMASLDAARERGDIGEAQYEEDRLELERSLLDDTRRLSHRPLGKATAGRIAVPLVMVGVVLASVLWYQQQGAEGDLALYAVQQEVQNDPEGSLATYLERMEAQAERQPNNPNVWGELFPLYRQTNQPEKAADALEHLIELEGREAPLLAQLAQIRFFMADRELTDEVQSLVDEIRQKDPREPTMLGVMGIHAFENGDYEAAIDRWRRAVANVQNPDTVESLKQGIEVAQQRLGIEPDAADGAGHGVSVKVALDDSLRDQAPDNATVFITARDLEGEKPPLAVVRTTVSALPETVTLSENDAMSPQASIAGEDSVRLVVRVSPSGQATPQPGDLFGDVDNVSVGALEDSDTVDVTVNRVFK; translated from the coding sequence ATGACACCGCTGTGGATCGGGTTTGCCGTACTGCTGGCCCTCGCGCTCTGGTTTCTGGTGCTGCCGCTGCGCCAGTCGCGCCGGCTGCACGATACCCTGGCCGAAGACGAGGCCAACGACACCGCCGCCGAACAGAACGTGGCGATCTTCAAGCGCCGGATGGCCTCTTTGGACGCTGCCCGGGAGCGCGGCGATATCGGCGAGGCGCAGTACGAAGAAGACCGCCTGGAGCTGGAGCGCAGCCTGCTCGACGATACCCGGCGTTTGTCGCATCGCCCGCTGGGCAAGGCCACCGCCGGGCGTATCGCCGTGCCGCTGGTCATGGTGGGCGTGGTGCTGGCAAGCGTGCTCTGGTACCAGCAGCAGGGCGCCGAAGGCGACCTGGCGCTGTACGCCGTGCAGCAGGAAGTGCAGAACGACCCCGAAGGCTCGCTTGCCACCTATCTCGAGCGCATGGAAGCCCAGGCCGAGCGCCAGCCGAACAACCCCAACGTCTGGGGCGAGCTGTTCCCGCTCTACCGTCAGACCAATCAGCCGGAAAAAGCCGCCGATGCGCTCGAGCACCTGATCGAGCTGGAAGGGCGCGAGGCTCCGCTTCTGGCCCAGCTGGCGCAGATCCGCTTTTTCATGGCCGACCGCGAGCTCACCGACGAGGTGCAGTCGCTGGTCGACGAGATCCGCCAGAAGGATCCCCGCGAGCCCACCATGCTCGGCGTCATGGGTATCCACGCCTTCGAAAACGGCGACTACGAAGCGGCCATCGATCGCTGGCGCCGGGCGGTGGCCAACGTGCAGAACCCGGACACCGTGGAGTCGCTCAAGCAGGGCATCGAGGTGGCCCAGCAGCGGCTGGGTATCGAGCCCGACGCCGCTGACGGTGCCGGCCACGGCGTGAGCGTCAAAGTTGCGCTGGACGATTCACTGCGCGACCAGGCCCCGGACAACGCCACGGTCTTCATCACCGCCCGGGATCTGGAAGGCGAGAAGCCGCCGCTGGCCGTGGTGCGCACCACGGTGTCGGCGCTTCCCGAGACCGTCACGCTGAGCGAAAACGATGCCATGTCGCCCCAGGCCTCCATCGCCGGCGAGGACAGCGTCCGCCTGGTCGTGCGCGTGTCGCCCTCGGGTCAGGCCACGCCGCAGCCGGGTGACCTGTTCGGCGACGTTGACAACGTTTCCGTGGGAGCGCTCGAGGACAGCGACACCGTGGACGTCACCGTCAACCGCGTCTTCAAGTAA
- a CDS encoding heme ABC transporter permease, giving the protein MWAFIHKLGSPKWFYAISARLEPWFWALAAVLIVAGTVWGLAFAPADYQQGNSFRIIYIHVPAAFLAQSVFISMAAAGLVFMVWKIKIADMAAKVMAPFGAAMTFVALFSGAVWGVPTWGTWWMWDARLTSMLILLFLYLGVIALRGAFASRDGGARAASVLAMVGVINIPIIKYSVDWWYTLHQPATFSVTSRPAMPVDMWLPLLVMVLGFYSFFIALTLMRTRSEILRREFRKRWVRELFQEAR; this is encoded by the coding sequence ATGTGGGCGTTTATTCACAAGCTCGGGTCGCCTAAATGGTTTTATGCCATCAGTGCCAGGCTTGAGCCCTGGTTCTGGGCCCTGGCAGCGGTGCTGATCGTCGCCGGCACCGTCTGGGGGCTGGCCTTCGCCCCGGCCGACTATCAGCAGGGCAACAGTTTTCGCATTATCTATATTCACGTGCCGGCGGCGTTTCTGGCTCAGTCGGTGTTTATCAGCATGGCCGCCGCGGGGCTGGTGTTCATGGTCTGGAAAATCAAGATCGCCGACATGGCGGCCAAGGTGATGGCACCGTTCGGCGCGGCGATGACGTTCGTGGCGCTGTTTTCCGGCGCGGTCTGGGGCGTACCCACCTGGGGCACCTGGTGGATGTGGGACGCCCGCCTGACGTCGATGCTGATCCTTTTGTTTCTCTACCTCGGCGTGATTGCCCTGCGCGGCGCCTTTGCCAGCCGCGACGGCGGCGCCCGGGCGGCGTCGGTGCTGGCCATGGTCGGCGTGATCAATATCCCTATCATCAAGTATTCGGTGGACTGGTGGTACACCCTGCACCAGCCGGCCACTTTCAGCGTGACTTCAAGGCCGGCGATGCCCGTCGACATGTGGCTGCCGCTGCTGGTGATGGTGCTTGGCTTCTACAGCTTTTTCATCGCCCTGACGCTGATGCGCACGCGCAGCGAGATCCTGCGCCGGGAGTTCCGCAAGCGCTGGGTCCGAGAGCTTTTCCAGGAGGCGCGATAG
- the ccmE gene encoding cytochrome c maturation protein CcmE, whose amino-acid sequence MTPKRKQKLFVILGLVSLAAVAVGLTLYALRSNINLFFSPVEIAEGNAPFERQIRAGGMVKEGTVARDPESLNVEFTVTDYVGDLDVYFSGILPDLFREGQGVVVVGELQENGRFRADQVLARHDENYMPPEVAEALEEAGYKPSDYAEQAAESAAGT is encoded by the coding sequence ATGACACCTAAGCGCAAGCAGAAACTCTTTGTCATCCTCGGCCTGGTCAGCCTGGCCGCGGTGGCCGTGGGGCTGACGCTTTACGCCCTGCGCAGCAACATCAACCTGTTTTTCAGCCCGGTGGAAATCGCCGAGGGCAACGCGCCCTTCGAGCGCCAGATACGCGCCGGCGGCATGGTCAAGGAAGGCACCGTGGCGCGCGATCCGGAAAGCCTTAACGTTGAATTCACCGTGACCGACTATGTTGGCGATCTCGACGTCTATTTCAGCGGGATTCTGCCGGACCTGTTCCGCGAAGGGCAGGGCGTTGTGGTCGTCGGCGAGCTGCAGGAAAACGGCCGCTTCCGTGCCGACCAGGTGCTGGCGCGCCACGACGAAAACTACATGCCGCCGGAGGTGGCCGAGGCGCTGGAGGAGGCGGGCTACAAGCCGTCGGACTACGCCGAGCAGGCCGCCGAGTCGGCGGCCGGCACCTAG